The Rhododendron vialii isolate Sample 1 chromosome 5a, ASM3025357v1 genome contains a region encoding:
- the LOC131326488 gene encoding guanine nucleotide-binding protein subunit beta-2: MSVAELKERHVAATETVNSLRERLKHKRLLLLDTDVAGYARSQGKSPITFGPTDLVCCRTLQGHTGKVYSLDWTPEKNRIVSASQDGRLIVWNGLTSQKTHAIKLPCAWVMTCAFSPTGQTVACGGLDSVCSIFNLNSPTDKDGNLPVSKMLSGHKGYVSCCQYVPDEDTHLITSSGDQTCVLWDITTGLRTSVFGGEFQSGHTADVLSVSVNGSNSKQFVSGSCDATARLWDTRVASRAVRTFHGHEGDVNAVKFFPDGNRFGTGSDDGTCRLFDIRTGHQLQVYYQQHGDNDVPPVTSIAFSISGRLLFAGYSNGDCYVWDTLLAKVVLNLGSLQNSHEGRISCLGLSADGSALCTGSWDTNLKIWAFGGHRRVI; the protein is encoded by the exons ATGTCCGTTGCAGAACTCAAAGAGCGCCACGTGGCCGCCACAGAGACTGTGAACTCTCTCCGAGAGCGTTTGAAGCACAAGCGCCTCCTTCTCCTCGACACCGATG TGGCGGGATATGCAAGATCGCAAGGGAAGTCTCCGATAACGTTCGGCCCGACGGATCTAGTTTGTTGCAGGACGTTGCAGGGGCATACTGggaag GTTTATTCACTAGATTGGACTCCTGAAAAGAATCGCATTGTCAGTGCATCTCAAGATGGGAGGCTAATTGTATGGAATGGTCTCACAAGCCAGAAAACTCATGCCATAAAGCTACCTTGTGCATGGGTCATGACGTGTGCCTTCTCTCCTACTGGGCAGACTGTTGCTTGTGGTGGCCTTGATAGTGTATGCTCCATCTTCAACCTGAATTCGCCCACCGACAAGGATGGGAATCTACCTGTGTCAAAAATGCTTAGTGGGCACAAGGGTTACGTTTCCTGTTGTCAGTATGTTCCAGATGAAGATACTCATCTCATAACAAGTTCTGGTGACCAGACATGCGTTTTATGGGATATAACTACTGGCCTCCGAACTTCAGTTTTTGGAGGTGAATTCCAATCTGGACACACTGCTGATGTACTGAG CGTCTCAGTCAATGGATCGAACTCAAAACAGTTTGTATCTGGTTCTTGTGATGCAACTGCCCGATTGTGGGACACTCGCGTTGCCAGTCGAGCAGTCCGGACATTTCATGGTCATGAGGGAGATGTTAATGCCGTGAAGTTCTTTCCTGATGGAAATAGATTTGGAACTGGTTCAGATGATGGAACTTGCAGGTTATTTGACATTAGGACAGGGCACCAGCTCCAAGTATACTATCAGCAGCATGGAGACAATGATGTCCCCCCTGTGACTTCCATTGCTTTCTCCATATCAGGAAGGCTTCTCTTTGCTGGGTACTCAAATGGTGATTGCTATGTATGGGACACGTTACTTGCAAAG GTGGTTTTGAACTTGGGATCTCTACAAAACTCACATGAGGGTCGGATCAGTTGTTTGGGTTTGTCAGCTGATGGGAGTGCCTTATGTACAGGAAGTTGGGATACAAACCTGAAG ATTTGGGCTTTTGGTGGGCATAGAAGAGTGATCTGA
- the LOC131326489 gene encoding transcription termination factor MTEF1, chloroplastic: MLLLSLPNHPNPTTICSLSPPTNTPQSHHHHSLSPPQHLLRFRISHRENLRYLQTLKILNPETKSLISPPPETLTQILSTVDLLKSKGFSDPDFPRLAFLCPDLFSPSRLPHSQIESVFAFLAADLSASIEESHGLILKCPQILNSNVEFCLRPTVSYLRELGLKKLNAPSSLNAHLLNTRIDKLEERVGFLMSVGLTRDESATVCARFPAIFGYSVENNLRPKFEYLVREMKRDGVEEVKGLPQYFGYSLEKRIVPRHLHLKRRDVVVPLKKMLWWGDEKFYAKWK; this comes from the coding sequence atgctcctcctctccctccccaACCACCCCAACCCTACAACaatctgctctctctctcctcccaccaACACTCCACagtcccaccaccaccactctctctctcctccgcagCACCTCCTCCGGTTCCGTATCTCCCACCGCGAAAACCTCCGCTACCTCCAAACCCTCAAAATACTCAACCCCGAAACCAAGTCCCTAATCTCCCCTCCCCCAGAAACCTTAACCCAGATCCTGTCCACCGTAGATCTCCTCAAATCCAAGGGCTTCTCCGACCCCGACTTCCCCCGCCTCGCCTTCCTCTGCCCCGACCTCTTCTCCCCCTCCCGGCTCCCCCACTCCCAGATCGAATCCGTCTTCGCTTTCCTGGCCGCGGATCTATCCGCCTCGATCGAAGAATCCCACGGGCTAATCCTCAAGTGCCCCCAGATCCTGAATTCCAACGTCGAATTCTGCTTGAGACCGACGGTTTCGTATCTCCGAGAACTTGGCCTGAAGAAGCTAAATGCGCCGAGTTCTCTGAACGCGCACCTGCTGAACACGCGCATCGACAAGCTCGAAGAGAGGGTTGGGTTTCTGATGAGCGTAGGACTTACGCGGGACGAATCGGCTACGGTTTGCGCACGATTCCCGGCAATTTTCGGGTATAGCGTGGAGAATAATTTGAGGCCCAAGTTTGAGTATTTggtgagggagatgaagagGGATGGGGTTGAAGAAGTGAAGGGGCTTCCCCAGTATTTTGGGTATAGCTTGGAGAAGAGGATTGTGCCTAGGCATTTGCATTTGAAACGGAGGGACGTTGTGGTTCCTTTGAAGAAAATGTTGTGGTGGGGTGATGAGAAGTTTTATGCTAAGTGGAAGTGA
- the LOC131326490 gene encoding BURP domain protein USPL1-like, with product MGSLFTSWSCSFLVYVLLVSQYAPTHSWNFQSMPKQVLHAHGERPSSSMDPSLNVFFTKNDLRLGKRIPIYFSSKDLSTSPRLLPREESNSIPFSLSQLPELLDFFSFPKQSPQAKAMEYTLSQCKSDPLAGETKFCADSLESMLDSAQGFFGAETEFRVLTTKYLSEHTALLQNYTVLEVPRKVETPKMVACHSMPYPYAVFYCHGQEGGRELFELSLGGDNGERVEAVGVCHADTSRWDPDHAAFRVLRTRPGESPVCHFFPADNVIWVASPTVIKLVF from the exons atGGGTTCTTTGTTTACTTCTTGGAGCTGCAGTTTCCTCGTCTACGTTTTGCTAGTTTCCCAG TACGCCCCCACCCATAGCTGGAATTTCCAAAGCATGCCTAAACAAGTACTACATGCGCATGGTGAACGTCCATCATCCTCCATGGACCCTTCCCTCAATGTTTTCTTCACAAAGAACGACCTAAGACTAGGAAAAAGAATTCCCATCTATTTCTCATCAAAAGACCTTTCCACCTCCCCTCGTCTGCTTCCCAGAGAGGAATCCAATTCGATCCCTTTCTCACTCTCCCAACTCCCGGAGCTCTTggatttcttctccttccccaaACAGTCCCCGCAAGCCAAGGCCATGGAGTACACTCTCTCCCAGTGCAAGTCGGATCCCCTCGCGGGGGAAACCAAATTCTGCGCCGATTCCCTCGAATCCATGCTCGATTCCGCCCAGGGCTTCTTCGGAGCGGAAACCGAATTCCGTGTCCTGACCACCAAGTACCTGTCCGAGCACACCGCCCTCCTGCAAAACTACACCGTTTTGGAGGTCCCAAGGAAGGTGGAAACCCCGAAAATGGTGGCGTGCCATTCAATGCCTTACCCTTACGCGGTGTTCTACTGCCACGGCCAGGAGGGCGGCCGCGAGCTGTTCGAGCTGTCGCTGGGGGGCGACAACGGAGAGAGGGTGGAAGCTGTGGGCGTTTGCCACGCGGACACGTCTCGCTGGGACCCGGACCACGCGGCGTTTCGCGTGCTCAGGACGCGGCCGGGAGAGTCTCCGGTGTGCCATTTCTTCCCTGCTGATAATGTCATTTGGGTTGCATCTCCTACCGTTATCAAGTTGGTTTTCTGA